DNA from Daucus carota subsp. sativus chromosome 1, DH1 v3.0, whole genome shotgun sequence:
TTTAGACAAACCAGTTAGAAGGGAGAAGTAACTCCAGCTTCTCAAGTAACAAAACAGAcatgtattaaaaatatatgacaagGATCAAAATccatatttcaaaatttgttgtaactaaaataaacaaaattatttttttacacatgTATTTAATTAAGTGATGATAATTTatgtttttacttttaaaatatcTAAACCGAGGTATCAAGATAACCCTAGATTAGGGTAGAAACATATTCTGGATGTTTTTCGAGCGGGAGGAACACGTGTAATTTGTAGGTTTCTTCCGCTATATATCCTGTAGGTTTAGGTTTCTTCCGAGCGCTATCATATTATCATATACGTTTACAGGTTTCGTCTATGATTATACTTCTCAATGTTATATGCAACATTTTTGGGAAaattaattagtaaaaaaatatataaataatttagtgaAAATTATGAACATCCTGATATTTCTGAAAAGTTtcccaaaaatatttgtataccataatattatatttaaaacttgaaaaattaaTGTACAGATCGTAATATGATTATTGTCAAATAGAGATcatctaaaaaattatatttcaaaagatGATCACaacattattattaattgtaATTTCTTAATAAAACTTATATTCTATGGGTACATAAAATTTCTTTAGAATTGTAAATTCTGTAATATAATCTTCTTCCacctaattattattttttctaagtGTAAATCTTCCCAAATATTTCAAAGagatattatttgatttttggttAGAACGGTTTGATTTACTTTCTATctccaaaattaaaataacaattgggatgaaatattttaattagtacAATAAAATATCATTCCACTCAAAACttatcatatattgttttgtacaaaattttgtacccaattttgttcctcaaacaTTTTCGATCAGTTTCACTCACCACACAACCCACTCTCAAAGTCTATATAATGCACCGAAACACATTCATTTCCTCACCATCGACTActctctctttctttctctccAACAACATATACTCACATCTTCCCAACACTATAACTACATCCATCCCATGGCATCTCAATCCAGGCAAAGCAGTGGGTATGTTGGTTTGTGCGAATTTGATCATTTACGAAAAAGCATGTTTTCTACATAGTTATGTGTATCTCTATTTTTCCATCGAGTCTTATACCCGTGTAAACATGTTTTTTGCAGACAATCTGGGAACGATCAAGCTGCATCCGGGCTTAACAATCATGTGCAGATGGGTAGCGCAAATCCTTTTGCTACTACAGTGAACAACCCGTGGCTCAGGATCAATCATATGTTACTTGGTTCAAAAAACATGGTGATTCAGCCGCAAGTGAATGAAACAGTTCCTGCTCATAGTGCACCTGCTAACATGCAACTGCCTGATGGCCAAAGAAAGCGTTCCAGAGAATCATCAATAACAAACGAAGCAATCAATCTGCACAATCTGTATTTTCCGGTCCCTAATTTTGCCCCTCCACAAATTAGGGACGAAATGATCGCCCTTAGGGAGAGTGATCGTCTTCTTTGCCAACAAGTGAGTTCAATTTTTATGGATTACCAATATCCTGATTAATTGTTTCTctgttttattagtattatgaaATTCTTATTTATCTCTGCTTATGCTTGGCTTGGTTACGGTATTAACTGGTATATTGTTGATGCAGAGCAAGAAGATTAGAGTACAATTTGCGGAAAAACAGAACCAGGCGCTGCAACACCTGGTTAACAGTGTGAGAGGTCCTTTGGTGAATCTCTTGAAACAGAAAGATGTGGAACTTTCAAACTTCAAGAGATTGAACTGTGCACTCCATGAAGGTATAAACGATCTTTATAATGAGAACCAGAAATTGTCAGATTGTGCAGGTGCATGGAAAATTAAGGCCGTATCTCTGTACACCAACCTAGAAGTTGCCATGGGAGAGCTTAGGAGGCTGCAGGGGCTTGTGCCGGCAATTGGTGCTGTGGAGGCCCCCCAGGAGGAGCAGGAAGCGAAGTCCTACAGTGGTAGCAACGTCTCTGCAGAGAACACACCAGGGAA
Protein-coding regions in this window:
- the LOC108216748 gene encoding E3 ubiquitin-protein ligase BOI-like; translation: MASQSRQSSGQSGNDQAASGLNNHVQMGSANPFATTVNNPWLRINHMLLGSKNMVIQPQVNETVPAHSAPANMQLPDGQRKRSRESSITNEAINLHNLYFPVPNFAPPQIRDEMIALRESDRLLCQQSKKIRVQFAEKQNQALQHLVNSVRGPLVNLLKQKDVELSNFKRLNCALHEGINDLYNENQKLSDCAGAWKIKAVSLYTNLEVAMGELRRLQGLVPAIGAVEAPQEEQEAKSYSGSNVSAENTPGNSQAVAKAEDGETAAEKVQIGAAETGEGSGEKMMCLICGELETSVLALPCRHLCFCLVCGTRESLLYGPCPVCQTTMIATAPISFI